Proteins from a genomic interval of Marmota flaviventris isolate mMarFla1 chromosome 8, mMarFla1.hap1, whole genome shotgun sequence:
- the Dusp7 gene encoding dual specificity protein phosphatase 7: MKNQLRGPPARVHMSTSGAAAAAGGTRAGSEPGAGSGSSASTATGAATGAGAMPCKSAEWLQEELEARGGASLLLLDCRPHELFESSHIETAINLAIPGLMLRRLRKGNLPIRSIIPNHADKERFATRCKAATVLLYDEATAEWQPEPGAPASVLGLLLQKLRDDGCQAYYLQGGFNKFQTEYSEHCETNVDSSSSPSGSPPTSVLGLGGLRISSDCSDGESDRELPSSATESDGSPVPSSQPAFPVQILPYLYLGCAKDSTNLDVLGKYGIKYILNVTPNLPNAFEHGGEFTYKQIPISDHWSQNLSQFFPEAISFIDEARSKKCGVLVHCLAGISRSVTVTVAYLMQKMNLSLNDAYDFVKRKKSNISPNFNFMGQLLDFERTLGLSSPCDNHAPSEQLYFSTPTNHNLFPLNTLEST, encoded by the exons ATGAAAAACCAGCTCCGCGGCCCCCCGGCGCGGGTGCACATGTCGACttcgggggcggcggcggcggctgggggCACCCGGGCGGGGTCGGAGCCGGGTGCGGGGTCCGGGTCCAGCGCAAGCACCGCGACGGGCGCGGCAACGGGAGCGGGGGCCATGCCCTGCAAGAGCGCCGAGTGGctgcaggaggagctggaggcGCGCGGCGGCGCGTCCCTTCTGTTGCTGGATTGCCGACCCCACGAGCTCTTCGAGTCGTCGCACATTGAGACGGCCATCAACCTGGCCATCCCGGGCCTCATGCTGCGCCGCCTGCGCAAGGGCAACCTGCCCATTCGCTCCATCATCCCCAACCACGCCGACAAGGAGCGCTTTGCCACGCGTTGCAAGGCGGCCACTGTGCTGCTCTATGACGAGGCCACGGCCGAGTGGCAACCTGAGCCCGGTGCTCCTGCCTCCGTGCTCGGACTGCTCCTGCAGAAATTACGCGACGACGGCTGCCAGGCCTACTACCTCCAAG GTGGTTTCAACAAGTTCCAGACAGAGTACTCGGAGCATTGTGAGACCAATGTGGACAGCTCGTCCTCGCCCAGCGGTTCGCCGCCCACCTCGGTGCTGGGCCTGGGGGGCCTGCGCATTAGCTCTGACTGCTCCGATGGCGAGTCTGACCGAGAGCTGCCCAGCAGTGCCACCGAATCGGATGGCAGCCCTGTGccatccagccagccagccttCCCTGTTCAGATCCTGCCCTACCTCTACCTCGGCTGCGCCAAGGACTCCACCAACTTGGATGTGCTCGGCAAATACGGCATCAAATATATCCTCAATGTCACGCCCAACCTACCCAACGCCTTCGAGCATGGTGGCGAGTTTACCTATAAGCAGATCCCCATCTCTGACCACTGGAGCCAGAACCTCTCCCAGTTCTTCCCTGAGGCCATCAGCTTCATTG ATGAGGCCCGCTCCAAGAAGTGTGGTGTCCTAGTGCACTGCTTAGCAGGCATCAGCCGCTCGGTGACGGTCACTGTAGCCTACCTAATGCAGAAGATGAACCTGTCACTAAACGATGCCTATGATTTCGTCAAGAGGAAAAAGTCCAACATCTCGCCTAACTTCAACTTCATGGGGCAGCTGCTGGACTTTGAGCGGACGCTGGGGCTAAGCAGCCCATGCGACAACCACGCGCCCAGTGAGCAGCTGTACTTCTCCACGCCCACCAACCACAACCTGTTTCCACTCAACACCCTCGAGTCCACGTGA